AGGCTGATTTAAGAACAGATAAATCGTTGTAAATATTCCTCTTACCATCTCAATAGCGTGGGGTGCCATTGTGACTTTAAATCCAGTTTCCTGTTCCACTTCTGCTATATGTCTATGGTAAATTGGAGAGTAGCATCTTATCGCTCTTGATCTTTCCGGATGGTGTGTTGAAGCGCTGAAGGAATCCCCTGATGCAGATGATCCTATTTTGCTGTCAATTACTATCCTATCCTTATCTAGGTTGAGATGTCTTAATGGATACAATGCCATAATCATTGATGTGGCAATGCAACCTGGATTTGCAACTAATTTAGTCTTCTTTATCTCTTCTCTATGGATCTCAGGGATGCCGTATACAGCTTTCTCTAAGAGTTCTGGGCACTTGTGGTCAAGCCCGTACCATGACTTGTATACATCCTTGTCTTTCAGTCTCAAATCTGCCCCTAAATCTATTATCTTAACTCCTGTATCATAAAATTCCCTTAGGTAATCCATTGAAACACCATGGGGGAGACAAAAGAATACTAGATCGGAATCAAAGGATTCTTTGATTGATGAGAATTTAATGTTAAATCCTCTTAAATTTGGATGAATCATATGCACATAAGAGCCAGCATTTGACTCAGATGTGATCCTATCAAGTGTTACTTCAGGGTGATTTACCAATAGTCTTAGTAACTCTCCTCCAGTATAACCTGAAGCACCAATAATTGAAACTTTCATTTTAATTACCTCTTTGCTACTTCAATAACATAATCAACTACTTTACCTGGTATATTAACACCTGTTGGTGCAATACTATTCTTAAACTCCATAGTATAATTGACTTCATTTACTAAAAGCTTTCCTCTGTCTTCCAATAGATCAATTGCAACTACTCCGCCACCAACAGCTTCTGCGGCTTTAAGGCAAATTTCTGATATTTCATCTGTCAACGGGCAATTAGAGGCAACTCCACCTCGGGCTGTATTTGTTATCCAGTGTGGAGAGTTTCTGTAAATAGCTCCAATTACTTCGTCTCCAACAACAAATGCCCTAATATCCCTCTCAGGTTTGTTAATGTATTCTTGGATATAAAACACCGAGTGATGATATGACCCAAGTACGACTTTGTGTTCAAGTATACTTTCTGCAGTTTCCTTGTCATTTACTTTTGAAAGAAGTCTTCCCCAAGAACCAGTTGCTGGCTTTAATACTGCAGGATATCCAATCTTTTCAATAGCCTGAATAGCCTCCTCAGGGGTAAAAGCAATGTATGTTATAGGGGAAGGAACTTTATGTTTTGTCAAAGCTAAAGTTGTTAAAACTTTATCTCCACAAGTATTAGCAGTTTGGTAAGTATTGACTGTTTTGACTCCCATTTCATTTAATACCTTAAGAGAGTAAAGAGCTTTAAGATGACTTATTTCCCTTTCCAGTACTACATCATAATCCATTTTTTCGAAATCTGTTATATTGAATATTGCACATCTCGTATCCATTCTTTCTACTTCAATCCCTCTATTCCTAAATTCTTCGAGTAAAAACTTCTCGTCGAGTCTGACTCTCGAATAAAGCATTCCTATTTTCATCTAATCACTCCAAATTATTGATTACTGCCTCAGTAAAAGCCAGAGTTCCAAGATTTCCACCCAAATCTTTTGTTCTCTTACCTTCAGCAAATGTTTTGAAAATACTATTTCGTATTCTGTCTCCTTCTTTCTTTTCTCCAAGAAAGTCTAGCATCATTGCAGCTGAAAGAAAAGTTGCTGTTGGATTTGCAATATCTTTTCCTGCATACTTTGGTGCTGAGCCATGGACTGGTTCAAATAGTCCTTTTTTCTCGCCTATATTTCCCGAAGGTGCTATGCCAAGACCACCGACAAGCTGAGATGCCTCATCAGATAATATATCCCCAAATAAATTAGTTGTGACAACAACATCAAATCTTTCTGCTTCTTTGATTAATCTCATTGCCATTGCATCTACTATAACTTCTTCTGTTTCTATGTCGGGGAAATTTTCTGAAACTGATAGCACAGTTCTTCTGAAAAGTCCACACGTCTTTCTTAAGACATTTGCCTTGTGGACCACAGTAACTTTTTTTCTGTTATTCTCTCTTGCATATTTGTAAGTAAACTCGGCAAGTCTTCTTGATGCCTTCTCTGAAATGTGTCTTTCTGCTATTGCAACTCCGTTCTCCTCTCTTTCAATCCCCTTATACATACCTTCGGTGTTTTCTCTCATCATGACTATATCGATATTTGGTCTTGAAATTTCAACTGGGAGGCTTTTTATTGGCCTTACATTTACAAAAAGATCAAGCTCTTTTCTTAAGGTAACAATTGCACTCTTATAGTCAGGTATGTCCGGGGGTGATGAAACAGCCCCAAAAAATGTCGCATCTGCATCTCTGCAGGCTTCAATTGTTTTCTGTGGAATAGAAGTTCCATTTTTTAGATAGCAGTCGTAACCTGCCTCTGCATAAGAGTAATCAAAATCAAGATTAACATGTGAAAGTAACTTTAATCCTGCATCAATTACATCGTTTCCTATACCGTCTCCTCTGATAACGCATATTTTATATCCCATCTTCTAGCTCACCTATGTCATGATTTTTTAAGAAATTGACAATTCCGCCGGCATCAATAATTTTCAGAATAAATTCTGGAAATCCCTGTGATCTGACCTCTTTGCCAGTTTTTAGAATTTTGATTCGTCCTTCCTTTAAGTTGACTTCAATCTCTTCTCCATCCTGGACAAGATCATATAGTTCATCTGAAATCATAATTGGAAGGCCTATATTGATACAGTTTCTGTAAAATATCCTTGCAAAGCTTTTTGCAATTACTGCCTTTACACCAGAAGCCTTTATTGCAATTGGTGCATGCTCTCTTGATGAGCCACATCCAAAGTTTTCGCCTGCAACTATGAAATCTCCAGCCTTTACAGTCTTTGAAAAATCTGGTCTTACCTCGAAAAAGCAGTGCTCAGCAAGTGCTTTTGGATCTGTTGTTACGTTGTATCTGCCTGGTATTATTTCGTCAGTATTTACATCATCATCGAATCTGAATATTTTCCCCACTACATCACCTCTCTTGGATCTGTGATCTTTCCTGTAAGTGCAGTTGCTGCAGCTGTTGCGGGAGAGGCTATTATAATTTCACCTTTGTCTGAACCCATTCTTCCTATGAAATTCCTATTCATTGTTGTCAAGGCCCGATCTCCTGGCGCAATTACGCCTTGATGCCTTCCTATGCACGGTCCGCACCCAGGATTACAAACCATTGCCCCTGCATCCATGAATATTTTTATGTACCCTCTATTCATTGCCTCAAAGTATATCTCATTTGAAGCTGGAACAATAATAGTTTTAAGAAGCGGGCTTAACTTCTTTCCTTTAAGCATCCTTGCAGCTATTTCAAGATCATCTATTCTGCCATTAGTGCATGTTCCTATGAATACCTCATCAACTTCTGTTCCTGCATACTTTTCAACAGGATAAACATTGTCCACCCTTGGTGAAACAGCTAGCTGAGGTGTTAGGTCATCAACATCAAATTCAAAGACCTTCTCATAATTTGGATCTTTTGGAACAATTTCTGTATATGGGTACCCTCTTGACTTTAGAAAGTTCTCTGTTACTTTGTCTGTTTTTATTAAGCCTGTCTTCCCCCCCATTTCGATTGCCATGTTAGTGAGGGTAAGTCTATCCCCTAATGCCATATTCTCAATTGTTTCTCCACCAAACTCGCATGCCTTGTAAGTAGCACCCCTAGCGCCAACTTTCCCTATAATTTTTAAGATCAAATCTTTTGGATACACTCCCTTAGCAAATGACCCCTTAACATCAAAGTAAAATGTTTCAGGAACTCTAAACCAGTTCTTCCCAGTAGCGTAAGAAACACCAATATCTGTCGATCCTACTCCTGTTCCAAAGGCTCCAAGAGCTCCGTAAGTACATGTATGTGAATCCCCGCCAATAATCACTCTACCCGGTATGACAAATCCTTTCTCAACAAGAACCTGGTGGCAAATCCCTTCTCTAAAGAAGTTCTTTATGCCTTCTTTTTTTATGAATTCCAATACTTCTTTCTGTAATGTGGCACTTTCAACTGATGCCGGTGGCTGGACATGGTCAAAGATAACAACAATCCTGTTCTTATCATACAATGGCTTGCCTGTATTTCTCAATGCTTTGATTGCAAGCGGTGTCGTGTTGTCATGACTCATTGTTACATCTATATCGACCAAAACAATTTCTCCAGCAGATACATCTCTAGAAAGTTTCTTAGAAAAAATCTCTTCAGCAACTGTTCCCATTAACCTCACCATATTTCTTTAGAACTACTCTTGTACTTGTTGCAAGAACTCCAGGAATACTTCTTATATCTTCTATCAAGTTATTGAGTTCTGCAACATTTTTTAATGATGCATAGATTGAGATATCTTCGTCTCCAGACATTTCGTAGAGCTTTTCAACACCCTTCATGTTCTTTATCTTTCTGGATATCGATGTTGTGTATATGTGGGCCTCAAGCCTTAGGAATAAAACAGCATCAACTCCAGTTGGGATAGTTACAGCTTTAACGCCAAGCACCTTTTCGGCAATGTCTAGGATATCTGTTTCGTGTACAATCTTTCTTTCGTCCCCTACCTTCTTAATCTCATGAATTATTTTTAGCAAATCTTCATCGTTGGCCTCAATACCATATTGATTTAACTTTGACATAACGGCCCTTTTGCCAGCAAACTTATCTACAATTATTTTCCTCTCCTTACCAATCATCTCTGGCGAGAAAGGTTCGTAAGTAGTTGGATTTTTTAGAACTCCATCTGTGTGGACCCCACTCTTATGTGTGAAGGCGTTATCACCCATGATGGGCATTAAAGGATAAACATATATCCCAGTTATTTTTTCCACATATGCAGAGATCTGTTTTAACATCTTAAGATCATATTTTAAGTTTTCATTATCCAAAATATGAGTGGCCACTACAAAGTTTGATAAATCTACTATGCCTGTTCTTTCCCCTATACCATTCACGGTAGTGTGAACACAATCTGCCCCCGCTCTAACACCCGCCATAGCATTGGCAACTGCAAGACCAAAGTCATTATGGCAGTGTACATCAATTCCAACAGGTTTTAGATTTTTCTTAATAGTCGTTACAAGATCATAAAAAATGTGGGGTTGCATAACCCCAACGGTATCTGCGACACTTATTCTGTCAGCCCCAGCATCAATTGCAGCATTACAGATTTCAATAAGATAATCGAAATCTGTTCTTGTCGCATCTTCGGGTGTGTACCTGACTTTAAGTCCGTGGTCTTTTGCATATTGGACACAATCTACTACTTTTTCTATTGCTACTTCCTTGGACATCTTTAATTTATCTTTAAGATGAACATTAGAAGTTGCAAGAAATATTGCAACTCTGTCAACTTCACAGTCAACAGCCATTTCTACGTCTCCCTTGACAGCCCTAACATGTCCTACTATTTCTGCCTTGAGATCCTCTTTCACAACCTTTCTGATAAATTCTTCAATCTTTGGAGAAACGTTTGGATGGCCGACCTCTATCATGTCGACCCCAAAATCATCAAGCATCTTAGCAAGTGCCATCTTTTCATTGATAGTAAAAGAAACACCTGCGGTCTGCTCGCCTTCTCTTAAAGTTGTGTCCAATATTTTGACCATTTTATTCTCCCCAATCCTCTTCTTCTTCAGGGGCAACTGCTAGTACTAGTGGGTCAAGGCTTATTATTTCAAGCTCTATTCCGCACTCAGAGCACTCTACGATGTCCCCTACTTCTGGATTTTCTATTTCAATAACGCAACTACATTCTGGACATTCTCCCATCCAAATCACCTCGATGGCATTAATCGTAAACTCCTTTTAAGTTTTACGGTTAAAAATAGTATACAAACTACGATAATCGAAATATTTTTAAAGCCAAATACAAATTTTATCTTATGGATGAACTGGATATACAAATTTTATCGATTTTAGAAGAAAACTCTAGGATGAAGAACACTGAGATAGCAAAACGGCTCTCCGTTTCTGAAGGATCTATCCGAAGGAGGATTGATAACCTTATCGAAACAGGTATTATAAAAAACTTCACAGTTGAAGTCTCTACAAATTTTGGATTTATTTCATTGGTACTCTTAAATACACATACTCAAGAATCAACAGATGAGATTGTAAAACAGATCATGAAAATTGAGGGAGTAAAAAGAGTATACGAAACAACAGGTGAATGGGATGTAGTTGCCTATGTTTTATGCAATTCACCAAAAGAGTTTAATATGATAATAGAGAATATCAGAAAGCTTAAAGGCGTCAATAAATCAACTAGCCTTACAGTGTTGAATGTATTGTAGTGATATTATGGTAAAAATACTACTCGTTGATGACAATCAAGATTTTTTGGACATATTGAAACAAGGTCTTCATGCACATGAGGTTTTACTTGCATTTAATGGATTAGAAGGCGTAGAGACTTACAAAAAAGAATTACCGGATGTTGTCGTAATGGACATAAAAATGCCCGTTATGGATGGAATTAAAGCTACAAAAGAGATAATTAAGTTTAATCCAAATGCAATTGTTATAGGTG
This portion of the Methanofastidiosum sp. genome encodes:
- the argC gene encoding N-acetyl-gamma-glutamyl-phosphate reductase; amino-acid sequence: MKVSIIGASGYTGGELLRLLVNHPEVTLDRITSESNAGSYVHMIHPNLRGFNIKFSSIKESFDSDLVFFCLPHGVSMDYLREFYDTGVKIIDLGADLRLKDKDVYKSWYGLDHKCPELLEKAVYGIPEIHREEIKKTKLVANPGCIATSMIMALYPLRHLNLDKDRIVIDSKIGSSASGDSFSASTHHPERSRAIRCYSPIYHRHIAEVEQETGFKVTMAPHAIEMVRGIFTTIYLFLNQPYDEKEIRGIYREFSDNNKFFRVVKQKKGIYRHPDPKILTGSNFCEVGFELDRENKRMIVFSAIDNLMKGAAGAAVQNMNIMYGLEEDTGLKYIGYHPI
- the lysX gene encoding lysine biosynthesis protein LysX; this translates as MKIGMLYSRVRLDEKFLLEEFRNRGIEVERMDTRCAIFNITDFEKMDYDVVLEREISHLKALYSLKVLNEMGVKTVNTYQTANTCGDKVLTTLALTKHKVPSPITYIAFTPEEAIQAIEKIGYPAVLKPATGSWGRLLSKVNDKETAESILEHKVVLGSYHHSVFYIQEYINKPERDIRAFVVGDEVIGAIYRNSPHWITNTARGGVASNCPLTDEISEICLKAAEAVGGGVVAIDLLEDRGKLLVNEVNYTMEFKNSIAPTGVNIPGKVVDYVIEVAKR
- a CDS encoding isocitrate/isopropylmalate dehydrogenase family protein, with the protein product MGYKICVIRGDGIGNDVIDAGLKLLSHVNLDFDYSYAEAGYDCYLKNGTSIPQKTIEACRDADATFFGAVSSPPDIPDYKSAIVTLRKELDLFVNVRPIKSLPVEISRPNIDIVMMRENTEGMYKGIEREENGVAIAERHISEKASRRLAEFTYKYARENNRKKVTVVHKANVLRKTCGLFRRTVLSVSENFPDIETEEVIVDAMAMRLIKEAERFDVVVTTNLFGDILSDEASQLVGGLGIAPSGNIGEKKGLFEPVHGSAPKYAGKDIANPTATFLSAAMMLDFLGEKKEGDRIRNSIFKTFAEGKRTKDLGGNLGTLAFTEAVINNLE
- a CDS encoding 3-isopropylmalate dehydratase small subunit encodes the protein MGKIFRFDDDVNTDEIIPGRYNVTTDPKALAEHCFFEVRPDFSKTVKAGDFIVAGENFGCGSSREHAPIAIKASGVKAVIAKSFARIFYRNCINIGLPIMISDELYDLVQDGEEIEVNLKEGRIKILKTGKEVRSQGFPEFILKIIDAGGIVNFLKNHDIGELEDGI
- a CDS encoding 3-isopropylmalate dehydratase large subunit, with the protein product MGTVAEEIFSKKLSRDVSAGEIVLVDIDVTMSHDNTTPLAIKALRNTGKPLYDKNRIVVIFDHVQPPASVESATLQKEVLEFIKKEGIKNFFREGICHQVLVEKGFVIPGRVIIGGDSHTCTYGALGAFGTGVGSTDIGVSYATGKNWFRVPETFYFDVKGSFAKGVYPKDLILKIIGKVGARGATYKACEFGGETIENMALGDRLTLTNMAIEMGGKTGLIKTDKVTENFLKSRGYPYTEIVPKDPNYEKVFEFDVDDLTPQLAVSPRVDNVYPVEKYAGTEVDEVFIGTCTNGRIDDLEIAARMLKGKKLSPLLKTIIVPASNEIYFEAMNRGYIKIFMDAGAMVCNPGCGPCIGRHQGVIAPGDRALTTMNRNFIGRMGSDKGEIIIASPATAAATALTGKITDPREVM
- the lysS gene encoding homocitrate synthase → MVKILDTTLREGEQTAGVSFTINEKMALAKMLDDFGVDMIEVGHPNVSPKIEEFIRKVVKEDLKAEIVGHVRAVKGDVEMAVDCEVDRVAIFLATSNVHLKDKLKMSKEVAIEKVVDCVQYAKDHGLKVRYTPEDATRTDFDYLIEICNAAIDAGADRISVADTVGVMQPHIFYDLVTTIKKNLKPVGIDVHCHNDFGLAVANAMAGVRAGADCVHTTVNGIGERTGIVDLSNFVVATHILDNENLKYDLKMLKQISAYVEKITGIYVYPLMPIMGDNAFTHKSGVHTDGVLKNPTTYEPFSPEMIGKERKIIVDKFAGKRAVMSKLNQYGIEANDEDLLKIIHEIKKVGDERKIVHETDILDIAEKVLGVKAVTIPTGVDAVLFLRLEAHIYTTSISRKIKNMKGVEKLYEMSGDEDISIYASLKNVAELNNLIEDIRSIPGVLATSTRVVLKKYGEVNGNSC
- the lysW gene encoding lysine biosynthesis protein LysW; its protein translation is MGECPECSCVIEIENPEVGDIVECSECGIELEIISLDPLVLAVAPEEEEDWGE
- a CDS encoding Lrp/AsnC family transcriptional regulator, whose translation is MDELDIQILSILEENSRMKNTEIAKRLSVSEGSIRRRIDNLIETGIIKNFTVEVSTNFGFISLVLLNTHTQESTDEIVKQIMKIEGVKRVYETTGEWDVVAYVLCNSPKEFNMIIENIRKLKGVNKSTSLTVLNVL
- a CDS encoding response regulator, yielding MVKILLVDDNQDFLDILKQGLHAHEVLLAFNGLEGVETYKKELPDVVVMDIKMPVMDGIKATKEIIKFNPNAIVIGGTAYTELQKDLFDAGAKFVLIKPFSIDSIEKIIEKHVLKKRPRTGYYK